From the genome of Hyalangium gracile, one region includes:
- a CDS encoding patatin-like phospholipase family protein produces the protein MSSPEPVSAESPATPEEAPRDTTPVEPGGDDALCFAAGMTGTPFGAGVIHAYLTADRPPPQAVAGISTGALTAAVMWLSYRETQAHARFARGEPRRWSRLRQYVTLLSEDPYRVLWNALPNQSDFFIDLPPLEDRTVPKRLRQDERRAARSRHHHVLLGRWLAGLPLRGDHLADLMEGYVHLKEQKAPSRLAQLRWSLRCIRDVLPVLFYAAFHPMRFPADATLWTSSAEASGPPPSPADASPPAPRRPPLIGWLPYLAISLVVALIAAGLFGVASGVLLGVAAGAFHQPWASPGLAGGLLIGGTSLLGILLLGSTLLLRGLAFGPSSKEESGPSPFLNSFLEGSNLTRSLLDDFHLRLALHRLFTEPEREDEVPDVQLTHAPRPLLVAAPLQTLKRSATSRSLVAQQLWATQGPIVDALRAALASPPLFAPVRLESDDLKAHWLDKGATPDNGGPLDLVDGSVIRQNPLPALLKFIQRNPETRSPLSTSSERPGIHVVYSVPIESADGTNARPVDDQTDNIVDVGLLSLRLAQRLDTRLEVGLTNFISNLETLIPPSSEPSRGTVPVFVDEIAPAPQHITFENPLSPSKPEVLQAIAGGCQRTLETLYSRELREQVGAASAIPCNAFLGTLKTRRDLGSVDPAAPGLPEVCGRCTRMLRPRDRTEPLGIPEPVTPSVAAAAPSPQPPAPPAALVPAAESSGEWKPRIVFVASGGVFRGAFHIGMAAALTEVRIKPDIIVGASVGSLIGAALAKMFYNQHKGDDAAVTRLLGDMVGLFLRVDERVALTQPLLSTVREVKSRLARVKLSPARITHLVRQGIRSDLGYTILGAPPQLIEAISNVFLLPHQDTRDIAAEFLAGHVTESVDLLARKVRKETLVRLGISHAVMGASLLERAVRDILSGQGWPIALDQRQPFLEAGIEFYCTATDLSTYESLILGTEQKYAGRPYDFVEACLASSAFPSVFAPRRESDVFPGSGRREVRLADGGLFDNLPFSHGINVLERKQRAWRQAHPETTPLAFLEKRSKARHLFLVGALNVNPEASSFPEHGKDHLLATSSRAGSLKDNVKIRAFEGASLRVRGQVGRLLKAPPRELSAGQQDFIDEIVDPLVLPVFPASHAHLNGTFAFSRSMGLEGDRVRRSIADGCFQTLRQVASPQNVLDDGTQANLADLQRTGRIPEIVRKPQPRPAGAESASLCPFFKKGHEDIVCPFARKAAGTDLSQVMGICRKDPQHRAALG, from the coding sequence ATGTCTTCCCCAGAGCCTGTCTCGGCTGAGTCCCCCGCGACCCCTGAAGAAGCACCGCGGGACACCACGCCCGTGGAGCCCGGCGGTGATGATGCCCTGTGCTTCGCCGCGGGCATGACGGGAACCCCCTTCGGAGCGGGCGTCATCCACGCCTATCTCACCGCCGACAGGCCTCCTCCCCAGGCCGTCGCGGGCATCTCCACCGGAGCGCTGACCGCCGCCGTCATGTGGCTGAGCTACCGCGAGACGCAGGCGCACGCGCGCTTCGCCAGGGGCGAGCCTCGGCGCTGGTCCCGTCTGAGGCAGTACGTGACGCTGCTCAGCGAGGACCCCTACCGCGTCCTCTGGAACGCCCTGCCGAACCAGTCCGACTTCTTCATCGATCTGCCTCCCCTGGAGGATCGCACGGTGCCGAAGCGGCTGCGGCAGGACGAGCGCCGGGCCGCGCGAAGCCGCCACCACCATGTGCTGCTCGGCCGCTGGCTGGCGGGGCTGCCGCTGCGCGGGGATCACCTGGCGGACCTGATGGAGGGCTACGTCCACCTGAAGGAGCAGAAGGCGCCGTCACGGCTCGCGCAGCTCCGCTGGTCGCTGCGCTGCATCCGGGACGTGCTGCCCGTCCTCTTCTACGCGGCCTTCCACCCCATGCGCTTCCCGGCGGACGCGACGCTGTGGACCTCCTCGGCGGAGGCCTCAGGCCCCCCACCCTCCCCGGCCGACGCGAGCCCACCCGCTCCCCGCCGGCCGCCCCTCATCGGCTGGCTGCCCTATCTGGCGATCTCGCTCGTGGTGGCGCTGATCGCCGCGGGGCTGTTCGGCGTGGCCTCGGGGGTGCTCCTGGGCGTGGCGGCGGGGGCCTTCCACCAGCCCTGGGCCTCGCCCGGACTCGCGGGCGGGCTGCTCATCGGGGGCACGTCCCTGCTGGGGATCCTGCTCCTGGGCTCCACCCTGCTGCTGCGCGGGCTCGCCTTCGGCCCCTCCTCGAAGGAGGAGTCCGGGCCCAGCCCCTTCCTCAACTCCTTCCTCGAGGGCTCCAACCTCACCCGGAGCCTGCTCGACGACTTCCACCTGCGCCTGGCGCTGCACCGCCTCTTCACCGAGCCGGAGCGGGAGGACGAGGTGCCGGACGTGCAGCTCACGCACGCCCCGCGGCCGCTGCTCGTGGCGGCGCCGCTCCAGACGCTGAAGCGCAGCGCCACCTCCCGCTCGCTGGTCGCCCAGCAGCTCTGGGCGACGCAGGGCCCCATCGTCGATGCCTTGCGCGCGGCGCTCGCCAGCCCGCCGCTCTTCGCGCCGGTTCGCCTCGAGTCCGATGATCTCAAGGCGCACTGGCTGGACAAGGGCGCCACCCCGGACAACGGCGGCCCGCTCGATCTGGTGGATGGCTCGGTGATCCGGCAGAACCCGCTGCCGGCGCTGCTCAAGTTCATCCAGCGCAACCCGGAGACGCGCTCCCCCCTCTCGACGAGCAGCGAGCGGCCCGGCATCCATGTCGTCTACTCCGTCCCGATCGAGTCGGCGGACGGCACCAACGCGAGGCCCGTCGACGATCAGACGGACAACATCGTGGACGTGGGGCTCCTCAGCCTGCGCCTCGCGCAGCGGCTGGACACGCGCCTGGAGGTGGGGCTCACCAACTTCATCAGCAACCTGGAGACGCTCATCCCGCCCTCGAGCGAGCCCTCGCGCGGGACCGTCCCGGTGTTCGTGGACGAGATCGCCCCGGCGCCCCAGCACATCACCTTCGAGAATCCCCTGAGCCCGAGCAAGCCGGAGGTCCTCCAGGCCATCGCGGGGGGATGCCAGCGCACCCTGGAGACGCTCTACTCGCGGGAGCTCCGCGAGCAGGTGGGCGCCGCCTCCGCCATCCCCTGCAATGCCTTCCTCGGCACGCTGAAGACCCGGCGCGACCTGGGCAGCGTGGATCCGGCGGCCCCGGGCCTCCCGGAGGTCTGCGGGCGCTGCACGCGGATGCTGCGGCCACGCGATCGCACGGAGCCGCTCGGCATCCCGGAGCCGGTGACACCGAGCGTGGCGGCTGCCGCCCCGAGCCCCCAGCCTCCCGCTCCTCCCGCGGCGCTCGTCCCCGCGGCCGAGTCCTCGGGCGAGTGGAAGCCCCGGATCGTCTTCGTGGCCAGCGGCGGCGTGTTCCGGGGGGCCTTCCACATCGGCATGGCGGCGGCGCTCACGGAGGTGCGCATCAAGCCCGACATCATCGTCGGGGCGTCGGTGGGCTCGCTCATCGGCGCCGCGCTGGCCAAGATGTTCTACAACCAGCACAAGGGCGATGACGCCGCCGTCACCCGGCTTCTGGGGGACATGGTGGGCCTGTTCCTGCGCGTGGACGAGCGCGTGGCGCTCACCCAGCCGCTGCTGTCCACGGTGCGCGAGGTGAAGAGCCGCCTGGCGCGGGTGAAGCTGTCGCCCGCCCGGATCACCCACCTGGTGCGGCAGGGCATCCGCTCGGACCTGGGGTACACCATCCTCGGGGCTCCGCCGCAGCTCATCGAGGCCATCTCCAACGTCTTCCTGCTGCCGCACCAGGACACGCGGGACATCGCCGCGGAGTTCCTGGCCGGGCACGTCACGGAGTCGGTGGACCTGCTGGCGCGCAAGGTGCGCAAGGAGACGCTCGTTCGCCTGGGCATCTCCCACGCGGTGATGGGCGCGTCGCTGCTGGAGCGAGCGGTGCGTGACATCCTCTCCGGGCAGGGCTGGCCCATCGCCCTGGATCAGCGCCAGCCCTTCCTCGAGGCGGGCATCGAGTTCTACTGCACGGCCACGGACCTCAGCACCTACGAGTCCCTCATCCTGGGGACCGAGCAGAAGTACGCGGGCCGGCCCTATGACTTCGTGGAGGCGTGCCTGGCCTCGAGCGCCTTCCCGAGCGTCTTCGCGCCGCGCCGGGAGAGCGATGTCTTCCCGGGCTCGGGACGGCGCGAGGTGCGGCTGGCGGATGGCGGGCTGTTCGACAACCTGCCCTTCTCCCACGGCATCAACGTCCTGGAGCGGAAGCAGCGCGCCTGGCGCCAGGCGCACCCCGAGACGACTCCCCTGGCGTTCCTCGAGAAGCGCTCGAAGGCCCGGCACCTCTTCCTGGTGGGGGCTCTCAACGTCAACCCCGAGGCCAGCTCCTTCCCTGAGCATGGCAAGGACCACCTGCTGGCCACCTCGAGCCGCGCCGGCTCGCTCAAGGACAACGTGAAGATCCGCGCCTTCGAGGGCGCGAGCCTGCGCGTGCGTGGGCAGGTGGGGCGGCTGCTGAAGGCTCCACCCCGCGAGCTCTCGGCGGGCCAGCAGGACTTCATCGACGAGATCGTGGATCCGCTCGTGCTGCCGGTGTTCCCGGCGAGTCACGCGCACCTGAACGGCACCTTCGCGTTCTCCCGCTCGATGGGCCTGGAAGGGGATCGCGTCAGGCGCTCCATCGCCGATGGCTGCTTCCAGACGCTGCGGCAGGTCGCCAGTCCCCAGAATGTCCTCGATGACGGGACCCAGGCCAACCTGGCGGATCTCCAGCGCACCGGGCGCATCCCCGAGATCGTCCGCAAGCCCCAGCCGCGCCCGGCCGGAGCGGAGTCCGCCTCGCTCTGTCCCTTCTTCAAGAAGGGACACGAGGACATCGTCTGTCCGTTCGCCCGGAAGGCGGCGGGCACGGACCTGTCCCAGGTGATGGGGATCTGCAGGAAGGACCCGCAGCACCGGGCGGCGCTCGGCTGA
- a CDS encoding GerW family sporulation protein, which produces MDVSELLDKTRGEINPRRVFGEPVLQGDAIIIPAARVSGGAGGGEGKGPSEQGSGAGSGFGLSARPVGAFVIRQGDVEWRPAIDVNRIILGGQIVAAVGLLVLGTVLRARHRTPGLRSASRGLRRILPILRAVG; this is translated from the coding sequence ATGGATGTGAGCGAGCTGCTCGACAAGACCCGCGGAGAGATCAACCCCAGGCGCGTGTTTGGTGAGCCCGTCCTGCAGGGCGATGCCATCATCATCCCGGCTGCCCGGGTGAGCGGGGGCGCGGGAGGAGGCGAGGGCAAGGGGCCCTCGGAGCAGGGGAGTGGAGCAGGCAGCGGGTTCGGCCTGTCGGCCCGGCCCGTGGGCGCCTTCGTCATCCGGCAGGGCGATGTCGAGTGGAGGCCCGCCATCGACGTGAACCGCATCATTCTTGGCGGGCAGATCGTCGCGGCCGTCGGACTGCTGGTGCTCGGCACGGTGCTCCGGGCGCGGCACCGAACACCGGGGCTGCGCAGCGCGAGCCGGGGCCTCCGCCGGATCCTCCCGATCCTGCGTGCCGTGGGATGA
- a CDS encoding ATP-binding protein, which produces MPHVPPDIPGQLASKGPMGSLETSRAWLLRRLDGLLSESLRRAPLSALTRARVLAAATCVLLLLNVLYTLSLQPPSDEWIWRAPGGFGSLGMLGALLLLRRVRSTTAPALLLCASMLWGIGFTLVLYWNSYISTHATLMLLPAFGVYLLGPRKGLLLTLLTILLMGIVAPFLHLHFGLTAPPTSPAFLRMLHVASSMALLSIWLLGALHSTAQSGAQEALERTLKELRDTERKLTSLFENTDDMLCSLDAEGRLLIANTAMKQAFAQRFGQEPVIGQRLFAPAPPATQELWAARFRQVLQGERLKLEVEYREGETRVVLETSLSPIRGEDGVPQGIVLLGRDITARKEAETRLGEMHRTLVDVSRQAGMAEIATGVLHNVGNTLNSVNISAHLISDGLRKLRLSGIGRTTRLLHEHSRELGPFFTQDPRGQQLLPYLQALSRELREEQEALMKETVSLTEGIDHIKAIINMQQKHARTVGAMETVSVPQLIDEALRLHAVSFERMSIRIERDFAAVPLIVTDRHRLLQILLNLLNNARQALAGSEPKDKRLRLRVGLAEAGGQLFIEVSDNGQGIAPEHLPRLFTQGFTTKKEGHGFGLHVSALSAAEMNGRLTCASPGVGQGATFTLMLPLAPAEAPAESSGGMSASIR; this is translated from the coding sequence ATGCCTCATGTCCCTCCCGACATCCCTGGACAGCTCGCGTCGAAGGGCCCGATGGGCTCGCTCGAGACGTCTCGCGCCTGGCTTCTGCGGCGGCTCGACGGGCTGCTCTCGGAGTCGCTCCGGCGAGCACCCCTCTCGGCGCTGACTCGCGCCCGGGTGCTGGCCGCCGCCACCTGTGTCCTGCTCCTGCTCAATGTGCTGTACACCCTCTCGCTCCAGCCGCCTTCGGACGAGTGGATCTGGAGAGCCCCAGGAGGTTTCGGCTCCCTGGGAATGCTCGGGGCGCTGCTGCTGCTGCGTCGCGTCAGGTCGACCACCGCTCCGGCGCTCCTGCTCTGCGCGAGCATGCTGTGGGGGATTGGCTTCACCCTGGTCCTCTATTGGAACTCCTACATCAGCACGCACGCCACGCTCATGCTGCTGCCCGCGTTCGGCGTGTATCTGCTGGGCCCGCGCAAGGGCCTGCTCCTGACGCTGCTGACCATCCTGCTGATGGGCATCGTGGCGCCGTTCCTCCACCTCCACTTCGGGCTCACCGCCCCGCCAACGAGCCCCGCGTTCCTGAGGATGCTGCACGTCGCGTCCTCGATGGCCTTGCTGAGCATCTGGCTGCTGGGCGCGCTGCACAGCACCGCGCAGAGCGGGGCGCAGGAAGCGCTGGAGCGGACCCTGAAGGAGCTCCGCGACACCGAGCGCAAGCTCACCAGCCTCTTCGAGAACACGGACGACATGCTGTGCTCGCTGGACGCGGAGGGGCGCCTGCTCATCGCCAACACGGCCATGAAGCAGGCCTTCGCCCAGCGCTTCGGCCAGGAGCCCGTCATCGGCCAGCGGCTCTTCGCGCCCGCGCCCCCCGCCACCCAGGAGCTGTGGGCCGCGCGCTTCCGACAGGTGCTCCAGGGCGAGCGCCTGAAGCTGGAGGTGGAGTATCGCGAGGGAGAGACGCGGGTCGTGCTGGAGACGTCGCTGAGCCCCATCCGCGGAGAGGACGGCGTCCCCCAGGGCATCGTCCTGCTCGGGAGGGACATCACCGCGCGGAAGGAGGCGGAGACCCGGCTGGGCGAGATGCACCGCACGCTGGTGGATGTCTCCCGCCAGGCCGGCATGGCGGAGATCGCCACCGGGGTGCTCCACAACGTGGGCAACACGCTCAACAGCGTGAACATCTCGGCCCATCTCATCTCGGACGGGCTGCGCAAGCTGCGGCTGTCGGGCATCGGCCGGACCACCAGGCTGCTCCATGAGCACTCCCGCGAGCTGGGGCCTTTCTTCACCCAGGATCCACGAGGCCAGCAGCTGCTGCCCTACCTCCAGGCCCTCTCGCGCGAGCTGCGCGAGGAGCAGGAGGCGCTCATGAAGGAGACGGTCTCGCTCACGGAGGGCATCGATCACATCAAGGCCATCATCAACATGCAGCAGAAGCATGCGCGGACCGTCGGGGCCATGGAGACGGTGTCGGTGCCCCAGCTCATCGACGAGGCGCTGCGCCTGCACGCCGTCTCGTTCGAGCGAATGAGCATCCGCATCGAGCGCGACTTCGCCGCCGTGCCGCTCATCGTCACGGATCGCCACAGGCTGCTGCAGATCCTGCTGAACCTGCTGAACAACGCGCGGCAGGCGCTGGCGGGCAGTGAGCCGAAGGACAAGCGCCTGCGCCTGCGGGTGGGGCTGGCCGAGGCAGGCGGGCAGCTCTTCATCGAGGTGAGCGACAACGGCCAGGGCATTGCCCCGGAGCACCTGCCGCGCCTGTTCACCCAGGGCTTCACCACGAAGAAGGAGGGGCACGGGTTCGGCCTGCACGTCAGCGCCCTGTCCGCGGCGGAGATGAACGGGCGGCTCACCTGCGCCAGCCCCGGGGTTGGACAGGGCGCTACTTTCACCCTGATGCTGCCGCTCGCGCCGGCGGAGGCCCCGGCGGAGAGCTCCGGGGGGATGTCGGCATCGATCCGTTGA